The genome window TACTCCAGCAATTAGAGTGACCCTCCAAGAAACTCCAATGATAGGGACatgcctcatgaacatacgagaaggaaggaaactcaaaaatatctaagggaaagctgcaaccaccacattaaatgcattgcagctacttttctagccgcatttatgtggagaagacctctaaacagtactgccttggctaccacaactcacagaaaaccaAAGATGGTGTTTGATGAGACATTTACTCAAGTAAGggttcagatgatcaacaagtgtaggatgaAGATGATccaaagggagatatataatgtgaaagaccctccatgagaaagAGATCGGGAAATAGAGAAAGTGAATACAATAGTAATCTAAATTGTTCTTGTATTCAATTGTAACCAATTTATATAAGTTGGACCTCCTTGGACGGTGAAGTGGCTCAACTTTACcttctttattcttttgatCATCTTTCAAACTCATACTAGCTgttgtcaaattcattaggacctagttcttcgacccactctctacaaatttattgtattgggctcattgggccaagaCCCCacacattttgggcttgggctgtaAACTGTGTTCCTACATATACTATTTACCAACATTCTATGGTACacatctattttttgttttgtatgtaCCGTATATAGGTAATCTCAACCAAGATAGAATATTGCTTAATGAATATATTAAGGAATAATATTATGtaggaatagtaaaaaaatattggggaagaaattttttttttttttttacaaaggaAATTATAGTAAACTTTATACAATGGGAAAGAGAAACAAGGGGGCATTGTTCTAAGCAAATAAAGACTTTTTAATTCTCTTTTGCAATACTAACAAGAGCTAAAGTAACACAATTACCATTTAAATAAAcactaacaaaagaaaaagacaaaaaatacaaaaacctaACAAATAATGGAAATATTAGTATTGTACAAACAAAGCAATGGATTATAAATCGCTGGGTGTCATGCTATTTTGATCAACTTCCAATGTCTAATTGATCTatcacaaaaacataaaactttatTGTGAATTTTAGTTAACTCGACTAATAAGATTTTTTGTCGTCAAATTATAAGTCTGAAACTCGAATCCCACTTACATTTAAATTCTGTTATTCATCCACACAAGGAATTTCAGCATATGATTGTACTCATCCTGTTATTCATCCATATTATTCATCCCACTTACATTTAAATTCTGTTATTCATCCACACTTGGAATTTCAGCATATGATTGTATTCAAGGTGGGGTGAATAATACTTGCAGCTCTTTCTTTTCGTTCAAGGTCTGCAATCTTACATTGTTTATGACTGTATTCATACGGCAAAGGAAGGTAAGCTATCATGAACCAAATTCCTTACCTTCACCTTTGTAGCCCCACTAAGCTTTTGAACCCTCCTAGCAATCCCAAACAACTGATCTTCTTCCATCTTTGTTGCTGATGAGACCAATACCACTTGTGTCCCGCTCAACTCATCATGAATCCTCTCAAATTCCTCCAACACCTCTTTCACAATTCCAACCTTGTTTTTCTGAATCAACATCTTTATCAAGCTCGCCAAATGCCTATCGAATCTCCCCTTCTTGGCCACTTCTCCAATAACTTGTCCCTTATCCTTCTCACTCATAAACTGGTCATCCAAGAATGCTTGAACTTGCTCATTTCTGAGAATCTTCAAGAACCTTTGGACGTCTTTTCCAAGTGTGTTAAGGGAATTGTTGCATTGAGCTATGTCTACCAGTGCGGCAGCATAACCACTGGCTGGTTCTCGGTAAAGGGTTGGAGAATTTGGAGTAAAAGATGAGGGTtgagagtgggagaggaatgagGGAGTGAAGGTCTTGTGGGTGAGAGTTATGGTTTTGTTGGT of Quercus lobata isolate SW786 chromosome 8, ValleyOak3.0 Primary Assembly, whole genome shotgun sequence contains these proteins:
- the LOC115955613 gene encoding ATP synthase delta chain, chloroplastic-like, whose protein sequence is MDTLSSSVSTLKVPTPYPTSRELCFFKSTPQTPQYSHLSPQTHLSSTTKTTNKTITLTHKTFTPSFLSHSQPSSFTPNSPTLYREPASGYAAALVDIAQCNNSLNTLGKDVQRFLKILRNEQVQAFLDDQFMSEKDKGQVIGEVAKKGRFDRHLASLIKMLIQKNKVGIVKEVLEEFERIHDELSGTQVVLVSSATKMEEDQLFGIARRVQKLSGATKVKVRNLVHDSLPSFAV